AGCCTTTCTTACTTATAAGAAAATATCAGGTTATGGCAGAAGGCGGTCAGGTTTTCGGCAATATCCATAATGACAGATGGGGTAAAAAGAATGAAATTCAGTAAAGGTAAAGTATTGCTGATGGGTTGTATGGCTGCGGCGTTGAGTCACGCGGTCAGCGCTGCCGATATTAAGGTTGCGGTTGTGGGTGCAATGTCTGGCCCAGTTGCACAGTATGGCGATATGGAATTCATTGGCGCGCGTCAGGCTATTGAAGACATTAATGCAAAAGGCGGCGTAAACGGTAACAAGCTGGTTGGCGTTGAATATGATGACGCGTGTGACCCTAAGCAGGCGGTTGCCGTTGCGAACAAAGTCATCAATGACGGTATCCGTTATGTGATTGGTCATTTGTGTTCCTCCTCCACGCAGCCTGCGTCTGATATTTATGAAGAAGAAGGCGTGATCATGATTACGCCTGCGGCAACCAACGCCGACTTGACCACGCGCGGCTACAAAATGGTGCTGCGCACGACGGGGCTGGATTCCGATCAGGGGCCAACCTCAGCAAAATACATTGTCGAAACCATCAAACCGCAGCGTATCGCCGTGGTTCATGACAAACAGCAATATGGTGAAGGCCTGGCCCGCTCTGTTCAGGATAGCCTGAAAAAAGCTGGTGCGAATGTTGTGCTGTTTGAAGGTGTGACGGCGGGTGATAAAGATTTCTCTACGCTGGTTGCACGTCTGAAGAAAGAGAACGTCGACTTCGTCTATTTCGGCGGCTACTACCCGGAAATGGGACAGATTCTGCGTCAGGCGCGTCAGGCTGGCATGACCACCAAATTCATGGGCCCAGAAGGCGTGGGTAACTCTTCGCTGTCCAACATCGCAGGCGATGCCTCCGAAGGTATGCTGGTGACGCTGCCGAAGCGTTACGATCAGGTTCCTGCTAACCAGCCGATTGTCGATGCGCTGAAAGCCAAGAAACTGGATCCAACCGGTCCGTTCGTCTGGACGACCTACGCTGCGCTGCAATCGCTGACCACTGCAATGGCACGTACCAATAGCGATGAACCGGAAAAACTGGCCGCAGATCTGAAAGCGAACTCTGTGGATACGGTAATGGGGCCATTAAGCTGGGATGCAAAAGGCGACCTGAAAGGGTTTGAATTTGGCGTATTTGAGTGGCACAAAGACGGTACTTCCAGCGCAGTGAAATAATCATCATGCCCGAGGCGGGGAACGGTTGAAGACACCGTTGTCTGCCTCTTCGGCGTGGAGAGCATTCTCCGCCCGCTGAGTGTGTACCAATAATAATCCCTCAATACCGAAGCCCCCGTTGCCGCAAGGCGCGGGGGCAGCATTTAAGGTTTAAGGTATGTCCGAGCAGTTCCTTTACTTTTTTCAGCAGATGTTCAACGGCCTGACGTTGGGCAGCACCTATGCGCTGATCGCCATTGGCTACACCATGGTTTATGGCATTATCGGCATGATTAACTTCGCACACGGCGAAGTGTATATGATCGGTAGCTACGTCTCCTTTATTGTGATTGCGGCCCTGATGATGATGGGCATCGATGCTGGCTGGCTCCTGATTGGTGTCGCCTTTATTGCCGCCGTGGTCATTTCCAGCGCCTACGGCTGGAGTATCGAACGGGTAGCCTACCGACCTGTTCGAACGTCAAAGCGCCTGATTGCGCTGATTTCTGCCATCGGGATGTCAATTTTCCTGCAAAACTACGTCAGCCTGAATCAGGGCTCGCGTGATGTTGCGCTGCCGAGTCTGGTGACCGGTCAGTGGGTGCTGGGCGAAAGCAATGGCTTTGCCGCGACGATTAGCACCATGCAATTGACTATCTGGATCGTGACGTTCCTCGCCATGCTGGCGCTGACGCTATTTATTCGCTACTCCCGTATGGGGCGCGCCTGTCGCGCCTGTGCTGAAGACCTGAAAATGGCTAGCCTGCTGGGTATCAGCACCGATCGCGTGATCTCCCTGACCTTCGTCATTGGCGCGCTCATGGCCGCTGTTGCTGGCGTGCTGCTGGGGCAATTTTACGGCGTCATCAACCCCTATATCGGCTTTATGGCCGGGATGAAAGCCTTTACGGCGGCGGTACTGGGTGGAATCGGCAGCATCCCTGGTGCGATGATCGGTGGGCTGATTCTGGGCGTAGCCGAAGCGCTCACGTCCGCTTACCTGAGCACGGAATACAAAGATGCGGTGTCGTTTGCGCTGCTGATTGTGGTGCTGCTGGTGATGCCAACCGGTATTTTGGGTCGTCCGGAGGTTGAGAAAGTATGAAACAGCTCAACCTGTTTAATGCGTTAGTTTCCGCGTTCATGCTGCTGGTGCTGGCCTCGTTCTTAATGGGCATGCAACTGGCGCTGGATGGCACCAAATTGGTGGTGCGCGGTGCTGATGAAGTCCGTTGGTATTGGATTGGCGCGGGCTGCATCGTGGTGTTTTTCTTCCAGTTGATTCGCCCGTTCTTCCAGCAAAGCATCAAGAAATTCTCTGCACCGTCGCTGGTGCTGCCGAGCTTTGATGGCAGTACGCCACGGCAGAAAATATTAGCCGCGGCATTGATTATCGCCGCTATCGCCTGGCCGTTTCTGGTGTCGCGCGGTACGGTGGATATCGCCACCCTCACGCTGATTTACGTGATGCTGGGTTTGGGCTTGAACGTTGTGGTTGGCCTTTCTGGCCTGCTGGTATTGGGTTACGGCGGGTTTTACGCCATTGGCGCGTATACCTATGCGCT
The nucleotide sequence above comes from Pectobacterium brasiliense. Encoded proteins:
- a CDS encoding branched-chain amino acid ABC transporter substrate-binding protein, giving the protein MKFSKGKVLLMGCMAAALSHAVSAADIKVAVVGAMSGPVAQYGDMEFIGARQAIEDINAKGGVNGNKLVGVEYDDACDPKQAVAVANKVINDGIRYVIGHLCSSSTQPASDIYEEEGVIMITPAATNADLTTRGYKMVLRTTGLDSDQGPTSAKYIVETIKPQRIAVVHDKQQYGEGLARSVQDSLKKAGANVVLFEGVTAGDKDFSTLVARLKKENVDFVYFGGYYPEMGQILRQARQAGMTTKFMGPEGVGNSSLSNIAGDASEGMLVTLPKRYDQVPANQPIVDALKAKKLDPTGPFVWTTYAALQSLTTAMARTNSDEPEKLAADLKANSVDTVMGPLSWDAKGDLKGFEFGVFEWHKDGTSSAVK
- the livH gene encoding high-affinity branched-chain amino acid ABC transporter permease LivH; translation: MSEQFLYFFQQMFNGLTLGSTYALIAIGYTMVYGIIGMINFAHGEVYMIGSYVSFIVIAALMMMGIDAGWLLIGVAFIAAVVISSAYGWSIERVAYRPVRTSKRLIALISAIGMSIFLQNYVSLNQGSRDVALPSLVTGQWVLGESNGFAATISTMQLTIWIVTFLAMLALTLFIRYSRMGRACRACAEDLKMASLLGISTDRVISLTFVIGALMAAVAGVLLGQFYGVINPYIGFMAGMKAFTAAVLGGIGSIPGAMIGGLILGVAEALTSAYLSTEYKDAVSFALLIVVLLVMPTGILGRPEVEKV